A stretch of DNA from Coccidioides posadasii str. Silveira chromosome 1, complete sequence:
CCGTCAAGGCCACAAAACCGGGGAGAAACAAGGAGAATAAAATTTCAGAGTGGCCCGGAGATCTGCCTCACATGAAGACACAGCACAATGTGGGCTGACCCCAATCCGCATTTTTTGAGCCGAGGTCGGGCTTGTGTGATACGACCACCAAAAATGTGAAGGAATTTCGAAGATAAGACGGGAACATTTTCTCGTTGCCAGATCAATCCGTGGTTCAATAGTTAGGACCTCGCTGCAAGAGATATTTTGTGCCAGCATTTGACATCATGGCATCCCCGATGGAGCGTCTCATCACCAGCCTGACTAAAGGCGCCTCCGTGGAGACAATATGGACCAACATTACCGGCTCCTTTTCCCCGGCGGTCATTGAATTCTTCGGCACCCTCAGCGTCCAGCTTGTCACCTTCTGGCTCCCATcactcttcttcttgtccCTGGACATCTGGGCGCCGTCCTTCTCTAACCGACACAAGCTCCAGCCCATCCCCAAGCAACCGACGAGCAAGGAAATCAAATCCTGCGTTCTCCTCGTCCTGCGGAACCAAATCATCAATTCCATCCTGCacatcatcctcatcttcatctctcCGCAACGCCCCTACCGAATCGAACCCTCACTCCCTACTCTCCCCGAAATCGCCCGGGATTTTATCATCTCCCTCCTGATCCGCGAAGCCCTATTCTACTACAGCCACCGGCTCCTCCACCACCGCATCTTCTACGCACGAATCCACAAGCTTCACCACCGTTTCACCGCGCCAGTCGCACTCGCAGCCCAATACGCGCATCCGATCGAACACATCGTCGCGAATGTCTTGCCCATAACACTCCCACCGGCGCTACTAAGGAGCCACATCTTGACCTTCTGGACGTTCCTTGCCTACGAGCTGTCCAATACAGCACTTGTCCACAGTGGATATGATTTCTTCAGCGGGATAGCCAAGATGCATGATTTGCATCATGAGAAATTCAATTTGAATTATGGGTCAATTGGATTACTAGATTGGTTTCATGGCACGGATAAACTGCACAAGCGCACTGCGTAGTGAATGATTGACATTATTTACATGTATATATGAGTCAATATGCGAAGAATGAGCAGAGAGCTATTGGGGTAGGGGGAAGTCTTCACAGGTCCAGAACTTGGTGAAAAGTTAACTGGATAGTTAACTTATAGCTAGAGCGCAGCGCGGAAATACTCATTGCATTATCGAAAACCTCACCATTTCTCCACAGGCTTCTTCATAGGCAGCCGGACTGTCCAATCAATCTCCCTCCTCAGGATGACAAAATAAACTCCGTTTCTTGGGGTAAAGATTTACCCGAACCACGGGCATGTATGTGTGGCGAACCATGGGGTTGGGGCCCCAGAGTTGGGGTTCCTTGCTCCAGAAACCCAGGCATTAGTTTCTACGCAGGCGAGCAGCACTGTCAGCAGAAACACCAGTGGCCATTGCGTTCCCTCACGATTCCGGATACATCGGATAGAAAACTAGTTAGGGAATGAAATGACATGAAGACATCGAGTTCAGAGAGGGCCGAACCCGGTTGTAAAAGATACATACTGACTAACTATACACTTGGTAAATTCAcaaaatattttttttttttttcgtttgAATGACTATCCTGTTCCTCATAGAAAGCAAATTCCTAACAAAAcggagaaaagaaaaggagagtACAAACATATACTCGCCATATTAAACAGTCTTGAAGTTGACCGGCCCAGCCCATTGCCTTAGTCTCTTGCCAAATATTTGCAGGAAGATAATCATCACAAATGCAAAACCACAGATACCCGCCATTGTGCCAAATTGTCGAATGGCGCCCTGCTTCCCTGCCCATTCAACCATGAAATAACTCACAACAAATCCGCCAGTCGTACGGGCAAAGTTGATCCAAGCTGCAACTTCACCGGATGCTTCTGGGTAGCTGTCGAGCACATATGCATTCACAGCGACAGTTGTGATCATGATTCCGAAGACGTAGAGGCCCCAACCGAGGGAAGCAAGCATGTAATGGTATCCTCTCTCGAGCGCAAATCCGAGAAGGACCGTGCCAGAAATCAAGAACGGTGTAGAAACCCAAGTAGCTACGTAACGTGCTTCTGGTTCAAACCGGCCATGGTTCCTCTTGGAGGCGACTCTCGCGATCATATCGTGAAGCCAGTGGCCTGCAATTTCGCCAAGGATAGCGCCGACAACTGGTGTAAAGTAGAAGAAACCTGTTACGTCGCGTAAGCTCCGAGTTCGATGGAATCAATTGAGGACAAATGCCTACCAATTTGTTTTGGCCCAAAGTTATAGAGCGGGCCCAAGAATATTGACAACGTAGTATTGATGCCAACAACCCACGCGAAGGTAAACAGGTAGTATAACATCGAGATCAAAACTGGCACCTTGGAGATAACGATGACAGGACGCATCATGGCATCCTTAAAGGTGTTTCTCGTATGGCGACTTTGCCACTGTTCGATACCGATCATTCGCTTCCATCTACTGACACGCGGCGGTTGCTGGTCCTCCGGGATCTTTCGATCATAATAAGTTTCATCCACAAAGAGAATCACCGCAATAAGGCAGAGGCCAGTTATGATTGAATATACACCGAAGGCCCATTGCCATTTCTGGGTGTTGATGATAAAAGCTGTGAGTAGAGGCCCCATATACGGCGACACGATGATAAAGCTTGACCAGATATTGATTTTTCGCGCATGCTCGTGGAAGAAGAACATGTCTTTGATATACATAAGACCACCCTGAGTATGTAATTAGTGTCGGCGCGATGGATCATGCGGCAGATTTTTCCTTACCCCTTGCATAACTGTGGAAAAGAAACCGTTGAGAATTCTAGCGGCCTGTAGGGTAGTAGATTAGCATAATGCGCATCACACTTATTGCATCAAAGTGCATTTACCATGAAGGATTCAAACGTCAACGCTGCAGCACACCAGATTGCAGTCGCCAAAGCAATGACCAAGAACCAGAACAAGACAGGATATCTTCCAAAGTATGCGGAAAAGGCGACAACAAAGACGCCACCAGCACCCAACATGAAGACATTCCCTACTTGAGAGTGGTTCACCTCATCTTCCGTCATCCCCCAGATTCTATAATCCGAAAATATGTCAGCATATCATTCATTAGTCTCCTGActaaaaacaaaaaaaagaaagaaagaaatggGCTCTTACTTGGCTTGGGGGATAAGAGTGACAGCTCCTGTGGCACTTCCATAATCAGGCAAGAATGCCGTTGCAGAAATGATAGTCAGGATTAGAGCCTTCTTGAAATTGGACCAGTTCAGCGGGTCAGCAGGCGAGCTGCTAGGCTGGGGAATCAAGACTGTATGACCATCTTTCGCCGTCATCAATTCTGTAGTTCCGATCTGAGCTGCGTCAAGCACGTAGCCATCCTTCTCACCAGCGGCTTCGAGGTCGACAGAGGCACCATTACTTGCAGCTGGTTTCTCCCCCCGGACGGAGTCCTCGTCGGAAGAGGTCTTGCCTACACTGTCAGGCGCCATTGTCGTTTCGCAATCGTCAACAAAAGTTAGGGTATCAAACAAGAACAGAGTTTCACAGGCCGGGGTAGATCAGCGAAGGCGAAGCTTTTTGAGGAAAAACTACGCGGGGGAACCCCAGGATAATTAAGAGAAATTAAATCAAGGAACAAGACCCGGGGAGGGGAGAACCAAAGGGCAAAAGAACCCCGGCTGGGGTCCAAAGAGCCCATTATGGACAACTCTCTCTGGCTTCCGGAAGCAAGGAAAAAGAACGCGTATCATAATCAATTGTCAGCGTTTGTCAGGGGTGGATATGGAAACCGATCCATTTGCCCCATGACCACTGGATTGAACGCCAAGAGAAGGCTTCAAAGTCTTAAGCCTGTGTCTGGCTGCGGTTTGTCGACTGTTCGCTTCAGGCTAAGCTCAACCCCAATCTGGAAATATGGAGAtgttggatgggtctgcCATGGATATATCCACTACGTCCACGATTCGAAGTCGAGCGCCTGGGGAAAAGCATTTTTGCATATGGGTCCTCGTTAACTTAGCTTTTCGGCTTATCTCCTCCTAGGTTGTTAGTCTACTTGACTTTTCGACAcgaaaaaaacaaaagatgcTGTGTGCCAAGATAACGTAATATCGTTCGTGGCATGTTATCCCAGTTGCGAAGCAATTTACCTCCTGCTACCTGACGGTGTCACCCTAACCCCAGACTTGTAGCTAAGATGGTACTACGAGCCCAGCCTGTTTATGCCGCAGCTAGTTAACTATCGTTGATATCGGTAGAAACAAGCAGCCGAGCACCATGGGTTCTGTCCTTTCCTGTAGTAAATGTGATGAAGGATCAGGACGGAAGAGCAAGGTAGCTTTGAGGACAGAGCTGAATTCCCAGCAACAAAGTGGGAAAACACAAGCCGGTGTGTAGCATTCCAAAGTCTTCAATGAGAAAAAAGCTGTCGGATGCCGAGGCAGCGATACCATGAGCTCATCTCACTTACTTTTCAACAACCATAATGATAACGGCAACATGAGCCATTAGTGACCTCATCATGAAATGTATTGTGAGCAGTTCAATGTCCGTGATTCGGATATGTCCTAATTTTGCTAGTACGTACATAGTTACAATGAATGAGGCTCTTTGCTGGATCACCCATGCCAGCATGTTGCCAATGTTTAGGTAGTTTTCAGGACATTCTCGCAGCTCTGGAGCCCTTTTTCACCCCACAGTTTGCCTTTCTCTACATTGGGGGACCCCCAGCTTGTTAGCTACCAAAGCTCTGTTGGTTAAACTTTCTTCTCGGGAGAATAAACACCCGCCGCAGCcactgatggaggactcgtaTGCTTGTTATTTACGGAGGACTCCGtactaagctacctaaatGGGGATTTCGTCTAACTAATCCATGTGGGTtacgtgagcgaggtgctagttggattaccgAACAGCCACGAACATTCGAGCAGGCTGACAACAAAGCTGAAGGGCGTGAAGTCGCCCTGCCAGTATGGAACACCCCTCAGTACAGGGTAAACTCGAAtacatcttcttatcattGTGTTTCGCTGCATCCATCTAGCCCATATGCACCAGCTATCCTCTTTAGCGAACATGTTGCAAATGTTGTGACGTGGGAATTAACGCTGTTCTCTGACTGGTGTTTAGCTCATGATTTGACTGGTGGGTGAGATGAGTCTTAAAGCACATGAGTGATTTGGAAATTGTAAAGCTGCATGATATGGGTGATTGAAGACAACTTGATATTTGTTCAACTATTTTGATGCTGTGAGCAGAATGGCCTATTCATTCCTCTTGACATTCCACTTTCTTCAGGTTGCTACTGCCTTCATCTGATGCAGACGATCCATTTtgtggtgatggtgatgaggGTGAGCATGGCTCCCGGTTTTCTCTTTGGTGTGTCCAAAATACTCACTTGCAAAGTGTTTGTGTTTTTTATCCttctctttatcttt
This window harbors:
- a CDS encoding uncharacterized protein (EggNog:ENOG410PNC6~COG:I~TransMembrane:3 (o45-64i85-108o128-146i)~BUSCO:12510at33183), which produces MASPMERLITSLTKGASVETIWTNITGSFSPAVIEFFGTLSVQLVTFWLPSLFFLSLDIWAPSFSNRHKLQPIPKQPTSKEIKSCVLLVLRNQIINSILHIILIFISPQRPYRIEPSLPTLPEIARDFIISLLIREALFYYSHRLLHHRIFYARIHKLHHRFTAPVALAAQYAHPIEHIVANVLPITLPPALLRSHILTFWTFLAYELSNTALVHSGYDFFSGIAKMHDLHHEKFNLNYGSIGLLDWFHGTDKLHKRTA
- a CDS encoding uncharacterized protein (EggNog:ENOG410QDYC~COG:G~TransMembrane:11 (o82-107i128-145o151-171i209-231o237-258i311-338o350-371i392-413o419-443i455-475o487-507i)~BUSCO:4968at33183), coding for MAPDSVGKTSSDEDSVRGEKPAASNGASVDLEAAGEKDGYVLDAAQIGTTELMTAKDGHTVLIPQPSSSPADPLNWSNFKKALILTIISATAFLPDYGSATGAVTLIPQAKIWGMTEDEVNHSQVGNVFMLGAGGVFVVAFSAYFGRYPVLFWFLVIALATAIWCAAALTFESFMAARILNGFFSTVMQGGGLMYIKDMFFFHEHARKINIWSSFIIVSPYMGPLLTAFIINTQKWQWAFGVYSIITGLCLIAVILFVDETYYDRKIPEDQQPPRVSRWKRMIGIEQWQSRHTRNTFKDAMMRPVIVISKVPVLISMLYYLFTFAWVVGINTTLSIFLGPLYNFGPKQIGFFYFTPVVGAILGEIAGHWLHDMIARVASKRNHGRFEPEARYVATWVSTPFLISGTVLLGFALERGYHYMLASLGWGLYVFGIMITTVAVNAYVLDSYPEASGEVAAWINFARTTGGFVVSYFMVEWAGKQGAIRQFGTMAGICGFAFVMIIFLQIFGKRLRQWAGPVNFKTV